The Drosophila biarmipes strain raj3 unplaced genomic scaffold, RU_DBia_V1.1 ptg000015l, whole genome shotgun sequence genomic interval AATTCCGTAATATTTTGGGGAGCCGATTTTGAGTTCATAAATTTTCAACACCTTTCTTCCATGAAGATATTCGCTTTTGTTTCCCGAAAAATCTCTAAGGGTCCGCAcgatatttgtttatttatctgAATCGCTAGGATTCTCTTTTTATAGTTTGCCgtgtatattttgaaaaatcttTATTGAGATTAAGAATTTCCTTTACCAGACTACTTAAATTTGCCTTACgacaaatttaatatttttttcataattcgCGCGATTGTTTGTGCGTTACTAATTGATAAAGGTGTGGCAAGATTCGCAAGTATGTCCGCTAAATCTTGGGATATATGAGCAGGGTAAGTTGAGCTAAACTTTTACTTTCAGTTTCTCAGAATTCGGATATTTGTTACTTAAAGTGTTATGTtatgcatttttcattttaaaatattgtttttttgtatttataatattaaatttgtttttaaacatttgtaatcattttttatttttaaattttttattacggGGCCTCCTCTGTACTTTTATTCACGTTCCTTTCGAATGGATACTGAAGGGATCATGGCGATATAATTTGGCTTGATTAATCCACTGAGGACAAGTCCTGTCTTTAGGAGTGAAAATGTTGtggcgttttttttttatctccGATTTTTCTTCTTACTTCTCACGGATTAGGCGGATGATCAAACAAAACGCCAGAATTTTTTCCGAACTTCGCGAGGCGAAGGACTTGTTAGgctaaaaatttttcattatgACTACCTCGGATAAACGCTGCCACCGCACTATGGTCCAAAGGGCCAAATTTTTGGCATAAACTCTAAAAATGATCGTAAGATTCTGAAAATTTGCACGAATATCAGGGaggataaaattgaatttcaaaaaaaattttgtgttATTCTGACCACGCCTTCCCCCAACAATACAACcgatataaacaaaattacacATATGTCGTATTTATTGGTATAAATAGTAAAGTCGTCTTATATACAACCCCAAAATCAACACAAATGAAAACgctaatacatttataaaatatatttttatcattattttttattaaactaattttcattttcaatttctgaatccaaaataatattatctaaacaaaaaaaatcttctTCGTCTGTTTCTCCATCCGACTTTCCGGTCATATATAGCTCTGGATCAGGAACATCGAGTAGATCAATGACTTCTTTGGGAAGGacctttttagatttttttttcccTTTCTTTCAAACAAATTGTAGAGAGAAATGAAAGACGTCTTCAATATTTGCTAATCGGCTGCATTTTCTGGCATGAGACTTTCGATCGCTCttgtataatttgtttcgCGCTTCAGATGCATTTTCTCCAAGCACACCAACTGGAACAATAAAATGGGTTATAATATGCTCAGAAGAAATagctattaaaataatataaaaattatagatgagtttaaaatccaaatccaAGATAGCCGAAAATTTTAGACTAGTTGAGAATGTCCGTCTTGCGGTATTTCCGTCATTGCTATTACAGCTTCCATTTTGTTTTGGTGTATCTACATTAAGGCCAAGCTCAATCCACAACTTCTCTTGAATACTTTTTCTACGCAAGGATACTTTAAGCTTTTCATCTCCTTTCACGTGCCATTTCTTTACTTCAATTCTATAGGAAATTCGCAGAGGAAACTCCATAAACCGTATCCATGCATGTAGCGGACTCACtccatattttaaattttctgattTCACATTAAAAATCGGCGAGTTAAAATCAGTTGTTTTAAGCAATTGAGTAGGCTTTGCTCCACATAACGGACATGATTGGCACGAATTGGTTCCGGTTACAATGTTTAAGACCTTACCATCGATTAAAGTCATATGAGTTTGGTATTTTACAGTTATTATATTGCTTTTGTAGCTATAAGATAATACGTTTAGGTTTTCTATTTCCACGTCcagattttttttctcttttaaaatcagtgcAGTACTTTCCTTCACGAACTCAATTTTCAAAGGTCGACAAAATCTCACTGACTGTGGAGTCCTATTAATCCAAATAACCCGATGATGCTGATCCATTAGCTTTAACGGTATAACAGTGGTGACAAAAAGCGAATGATCTAAGCCAACTGATTCATTCAATTGAAATCTTTGCTTATATGTCCTGTGTCCAGTAGACCCATCGAACACATAGCTCACAATTAAAGTGCATTCTGTTGCATCTGGccaaatatcaaaaacatccTGTTGCATTTCAAGCATGCGGTGAGCTGTATGATCTAGCAAATTTTGGAATGAGACTTCCGCTTTCGTTTCACAGATTTTAATTTCCAGTGGTctgcatttcaatttggaTTCGGCGATTTGATTATATGAAGGGAAAATATCACATCCTTGTTGCTTATTTAGTGCTCctatattcaaatattgcttCTTTGTAAAtccattttcaataaaaaaatgccAGTGCACTATCAGGACTTATTGGAATCGGCTCATTCatattaagttttttttttaaatcatttatgtCTTCACTGCTTTTAGCTTTCTGAAACTGAGGCAGCGTGTAAAAGGAGAGAAGTTGAATGAGCTTCTTCTGAAGCCAGCTCAGAtgctaattttcttttaaggcGACGTCCTGCATCTTCATAATTCGACTTTTTTCTCCCAGTTTTCAAAGTGACTGGTTGCTTGTCAATGCGTATAACCATTTTTGAACCAAGCCATCGTGAGTGAACTGATTTAAAACGCCCTAACATACGATTGCATTTCGGTAAGTTTCTCTTAACATAGTTAATGAAATACTTAACTTTATTTAGTATTTCCCCCATATGCTCTTCAGAAAGGTCAATCCTGTCGCTTTCTGTTATTCGTTTTATAACAAAACCTCTAACAGCGTCGTCTTTCCGGTTGCTCTCCTCCCAAACTTCGAGGAGCGCTGCATGAGAAAACTCATAAACACCTGCAACATGTATTGTTTTTTCGAAAAGGGGCAAAAACGGGCGAAAACCATtacttaaaattgattttatagtaatttgttaaaaacattaatataTTACCTTCAAGGCACTTGGAGGcacttaaaagaaaactttaacAGAACACGTGTACTTTTGTTAGAATAACCTAGAACAACACACTTGCAACACATTGGACAAAACAACACAAACATGtataaatatagtaaaaagtttagaaattataaatttacatACCTTGACCTTTATTTTCCATAAAGACACTTTTAGCTTTGAATGTTcgctttaattaaatcactagcTGCAAGTTATGAAAATTTTCCCGCGTTTTTTAGCCAAAACATAACGACACTGAACAGCTGACTTTAAAAGCGCGTAGAAGATAAGGGGCATTCCGAAAAAATCTTTCCAAAATTTTTATACATCATTTCAGTATtatagaaaccaaaaaatgaaacaaaaataaattatttcacaaaaaaaatatcatttatgTCAAAAATTTGGGGTTTTGGACCATAGTGCACCGTCTCTGATTCTGCAGCTGTTTCGGCTAACTATTCTTTACTATCATTGAGTTCGTTCAACTTTGGAAAGGGGAATTATATAATTCTAGTACGGCGTCCGCTTATCCGGTAATTTTGGTTCAGATTGCTAAAAGAATTCCGTAATATTTTGGGGAGCCGATTTTGAGTTCATAAATTTTCAACACCTTTCTTCCATGAAGATATTCGCTTTTGTTTCCCGAAAAATCTCTAAGGGTCCGCAcgatatttgtttatttatctgAATCGCTAGGATTCTCTTTTTATAGTTTGCCgtgtatattttgaaaaatcttTATTGAGATTAAGAATTTCCTTTACCAGACTACTTAAATTTGCCTTACgacaaatttaatatttttttcataattcgCGCGGTTGTTTGTGCGTTACTAATTGATAAAGGTGTGGCAAGATTCGCAAGTATGTCCGCTAAATCTTGGGATATATGAGCAGGGTAAGTTGAGCTAAACTTTTACTTTCAGTTTCTCAGAATTCGGATATTTGTTACTTAAAGTGTTATGTtatgcatttttcattttaaaatattgtttttttgtatttataatattaaatttgtttttaaacatttgtaatcattttttatttttaaattttttattacggGGCCTCCTCTGTACTTTTATTCACGTTCCTTTCGAATGGATACTGAAGGGATCATGGCGATATAATTTGGCTTGATTAATCCACTGAGGACAAGTCCTGTCTTTAGGAGTGAAAATGTTGtggcgttttttttttatctccGATTTTTCTTCTTACTTCTCACGGATTAGGCGGATGATCAAACAAAACGCCAGAATTTTTTCCGAACTTCGCGAGGCGAAGGACTTGTTAGgctaaaaatttttcattatgACTACCTCGGATAAACGCTGCCACCGCACTATGGTCCAAAGGGCCAAATTTTTGGCATAAACTCTAAAAATGATCGTAAGATTCTGAAAATTTGCACGAATATCAGGGaggataaaattgaatttcaaaaaaaattttgtgttATTCTGACCACGCCTTCCCCCAACAATACAACcgatataaacaaaattacacATATGTCGTATTTATTGGTATAAATAGTAAAGTCGTCTTATATACAACCCCAAAATCAACACAAATGAAAACgctaatacatttataaaatatatttttatcattattttttattaaactaattttcattttcaatttctgaatccaaaataatattatctaaacaaaaaaaatcttctTCGTCTGTTTCTCCATCCGACTTTCCGGTCATATATAGCTCTGGATCAGGAACATCAAGTAGATCAATGACTTCTTTGGGAAGGacctttttagatttttttttcccTTTCTTTCAAACAAATTGTAGAGAGAAATGAAAGACGTCTTCAATATTTGCTAATCGGCTGCATTTTCTGGCATGAGACTTTCGATCGCTCttgtataatttgtttcgCGCTTCAGATGCATTTTCTCCAAGCACACCAACTGGAACAATAAAATGGGTTATAATATGCTCAGAAGAAATagctattaaaataatataaaaattatagatgagtttaaaatccaaatccaAGATAGCCGAAAATTTTAGACTAGTTGAGAATGTCCGTCTTGCGGTATTTCCGTCATTGCTATTACAGCTTCCATTTTGTTTTGGTGTATCTACATTAAGGCCAAGCTCAATCCACAACTTCTCTTGAATACTTTTTCTACGCAAGGATACTTTAAGCTTTTCATCTCCTTTCACGTGCCATTTCTTTACTTCAATTCTATAGGAAATTCGCAGAGGAAACTCCATAAACCGTATCCATGCATGTAGCGGACTCACtccatattttaaattttctgattTCACATTAAAAATCGGCGAGTTAAAATCAGTTGTTTTAAGCAATTGAGTAGGCTTTGCTCCACATAACGGACATGATTGGCACGAATTGGTTCCGGTTACAATGTTTAAGACCTTACCATCGATTAAAGTCATATGAGTTTGGTATTTTACAGTTATTATATTGCTTTTGTAGCTATAAGATAATACGTTTAGGTTTTCTATTTCCACGTCcagattttttttctcttttaaaatcagtgcAGTACTTTCCTTCACGAACTCAATTTTCAAAGGTCGACAAAATCTCACTGACTGTGGAGTCCTATTAATCCAAATAACCCGATGATGCTGATCCATTAGCTTTAACGGTATAACAGTGGTGACAAAAAGCGAATGATCTAAGCCAACTGATTCATTCAATTGAAATCTTTGCTTATATGTCCTGTGTCCAGTAGACCCATCGAACACATAGCTCACAATTAAAGTGCATTCTGTTGCATCTGGccaaatatcaaaaacatccTGTTGCATTTCAAGCATGCGGTGAGCTGTATGATCTAGCAAATTTTGGAATGAGACTTCCGCTTTCGTTTCACAGATTTTAATTTCCAGTGGTctgcatttcaatttggaTTCGGCGATTTGATTATATGAAGGGAAAATATCACATCCTTGTTGCTTATTTAGTGCTCctatattcaaatattgcttCTTTGTAAAtccattttcaataaaaaaatgccAGTGCACTATCAGGACTTATTGGAATCGGCTCATTCatattaagtttttttttttaaatcatttatgtCTTCACTGCTTTTAGCTTTCTGAAACTGAGGCAGCGTGTAAAAGGAGAGAAGTTGAATGAGCTTCTTCTGAAGCCAGCTCAGAtgctaattttcttttaaggcGACGTCCTGCATCTTCATAATTCGACTTTTTTCTCCCAGTTTTCAAAGTGACTGGTTGCTTGTCAATGCGTATAACCATTTTTGAACCAAGCCATCGTGAGTGAACTGATTTAAAACGCCCTAACATACGATTGCATTTCGGTAAGTTTCTCTTAACATAGTTAATGAAATACTTAACTTTATTTAGTATTTCCCCCATATGCTCTTCAGAAAGGTCAATCCTGTCGCTTTCTGTTATTCGTTTTATAACAAAACCTCTAACAGCGTCGTCTTTCCGGTTGCTCTCCTCCCAAACTTCGAGGAGCGCTGCATGAGAAAACTCATAAACACCTGCAACATGTATTGTTTTTTCGAAAAGGGGCAAAAACGGGCGAAAACCATtacttaaaattgattttatagtaatttgttaaaaacattaatataTTACCTTCAAGGCACTTGGAGGcacttaaaagaaaactttaacAGAACACGTGTACTTTTGTTAGAATAACCTAGAACAACACACTTGCAACACATTGGACAAAACAACACAAACATGtataaatatagtaaaaagtttagaaattataaatttacatACCTTGACCTTTATTTTCCATAAAGACACTTTTAGCTTTGAATGTTcgctttaattaaatcactagcTGCAAGTTATGAAAATTTTCCCGCGTTTTTTAGCCAAAACATAACGACACTGAACAGCTGACTTTAAAAGCGCGTAGAAGATAAGGGGCATTCCGAAAAAATCTTTCCAAAATTTTTATACATCATTTCAGTATtatagaaaccaaaaaatgaaacaaaaataaattatttcacaaaaaaaatatcatttatgTCAAAAATTTGGGGTTTTGGACCATAGTG includes:
- the LOC127011840 gene encoding uncharacterized protein LOC127011840 isoform X2 — its product is MLEMQQDVFDIWPDATECTLIVSYVFDGSTGHRTYKQRFQLNESVGLDHSLFVTTVIPLKLMDQHHRVIWINRTPQSVRFCRPLKIEFVKESTALILKEKKNLDVEIENLNVLSYSYKSNIITVKYQTHMTLIDGKVLNIVTGTNSCQSCPLCGAKPTQLLKTTDFNSPIFNVKSENLKYGVSPLHAWIRFMEFPLRISYRIEVKKWHVKGDEKLKVSLRRKSIQEKLWIELGLNVDTPKQNGSCNSNDGNTARRTFSTSLKFSAILDLDFKLIYNFYIILIAISSEHIITHFIVPVGVLGENASEARNKLYKSDRKSHARKCSRLANIEDVFHFSLQFV